The following are from one region of the Salmo trutta chromosome 22, fSalTru1.1, whole genome shotgun sequence genome:
- the LOC115158424 gene encoding probable phospholipid-transporting ATPase IF isoform X3, with protein MLRWIRQQLGFDPPHQSDTRTVYIANRFPQHGHYVPQRFADNRIISSKYTVWNFVPKNLFEQFRRIANFYFLIIFLVQLMIDTPTSPVTSGLPLFFVITVTAIKQGYEDWLRHKADNEVNGAPVFVVRSGSLVQTRSKNIRVGDIVRVAKDETFPVDLVLLSSDRAEGTCHITTTSLDGETNLKTHYSVPETLVSQSVSRLEALHAVLECQQPDADLYRFVGRITVTQQGEEIVRPLGPENLLLRGARLKNTKEIFGVAVYTGMESKMALNYKCKSQKRSAVEKSMNTFLLIYLGILLFEAILSTILKYAWQAENKWDEPFYNQKTEQERNSSQILKFISDFLAFLVLYNFIIPISLYVTVEMQKFLGSFFIGWDLDLYHEESDQMAQVNTSDLNEELGQVEYVFTDKTGTLTENEMLFRECSINGIKYQEINGKLIPEGMTDDSPDRSVPPLSREELLFLKAVSLCHTVQISYEQPGDGLGDPFSHANGFSSQMEYYASSPDEKALVEAMKRMGVIFIGSHGETMEIKTFGKPEKFKLLHVLEFDANRRRMSVILQTPTGEKVLFTKGAESAILPFTTSGEINKTRVHVDEFALKGLRTLVVACRHFSVEEYEEVDQRLHKARTALQQREERLAEVFSFIEKDLELLGATGVEDKLQEKVQETIEALRLAGIKVWVLTGDKHETAVSVSLSCGHFHRTMNILELVQQKSDNECAEQLRQLARRIKEDHVIQHGLVVDGASLSLALRGHEKLFMEVCKNCSAVLCCRMAPLQKAKVVRLLKTSPEKPITLAIGDGANDVSMIQEAHVGIGIMGKEGRQAVQNSDYAIARFKFLSKLLLVHGHFYYIRIATLVQYFFYKNVCFITPQFLYQFFCLFSQQTLYDSVYLTLYNICFTSLPILVYSLFEQLVHPHVLQSKPVLYRDISKNSLLSFKTFLYWTLLGFCHAFVFFFGSYILMGEDTSLNGNGQMFGNWTFGTLVFTVMVITVTLKLALETHFWTWMNHFVTWGSIAFYFVFSLFYGGIIWPFLHTQDMYFVFVQLLSSGSAWFAIIIIIITCLFPDIIKKVFYRHLQPTSTQKSQMYSNRVAISDDFIALQPLSRAKNQLGKISLLRPTTRASAAWTPCAATRRGRTDAPGWAGWWSK; from the exons ggcTTTGACCCTCCCCATCAAAGTGACACCAGAACGGTTTACATTGCAAACCGCTTTCCTCAACATGGCCATTATGTCCCTCAGCGGTTTGCAGACAACAGAATCATATCATCCAAG TACACCGTTTGGAATTTTGTTCCCAAAAACCTGTTTGAACAGTTCAGAAGAATCGCCAATTTTTATTTTCTCATCATATTCCTGGTCCAG CTAATGATAGACACCCCCACTTCCCCTGTCACCAGCGGACTTCCTCTGTTCTTTGTCATCACAGTAACTGCCATCAAACAG GGCTATGAGGACTGGCTGAGGCACAAGGCGGACAACGAGGTGAACGGGGCGCCTGTGTTTGTGGTGCGCAGTGGCAGCCTCGTGCAGACCCGCTCAAAGAACATCCGA GTGGGGGACATAGTCCGGGTGGCCAAAGATGAGACGTTCCCAGTGGACCTGGTCCTCTTATCATCAGACCGAGCTGAGGGGACATGTcacatcaccaccaccagcctgGACGGAGAGACTAATCTAAAG ACTCACTACTCTGTGCCGGAGACGTTGGTATCTCAGTCGGTGTCCAGGCTGGAGGCCCTACATGCTGTGCTGGAGTGTCAGCAGCCAGATGCAGATCTGTACAG GTTTGTCGGGCGAATAACTGTAACACAACAAGGAGAAGAGATTGTAAG ACCCCTTGGACCAGAAAACCTACTGCTTCGAGGAGCAAGATTAAAAAATACCAAAGAAATTTTTG GTGTAGCAGTTTACACTGGGATGGAGTCCAAGATGGCCCTGAACTACAAGTGCAAATCCCAGAAGCGCTCTGCAGTGGAGAA GTCCATGAACACCTTTCTGCTCATATACCTGGGCATCCTGCTGTTTGAGGCGATCCTCAGCACCATCCTGAAGTACGCCTGGCAGGCTGAGAACAAATGGGACGAGCCCTTCTACAACCAGAAGACAGAGCAGGAGAGAAACAGCAGCCAG ATCCTGAAGTTCATCTCTGATTTCCTGGCATTTCTGGTCCTCTACAACTTCATCATCCCCATCTCGCTCTACGTCACTGTGGAGATGCAGAAGTTCTTGGGCTCGTTTTTCATTGGCTGGGACTTGGACCTCTATCACGAGGAGAGCGACCAGATGGCTCAGGTCAACACATCCGATCTGAACGAGGAGCTGGGACAG GTAGAATACGTATTCACGGATAAAACCGGCACCCTGACGGAGAACGAGATGCTGTTCCGTGAATGTTCAATCAACGGTATCAAATATCAGGAAATCAATGGAAAGCTTATACCTGAGGGAATGACGGATGACTCGCCTGACCGATCTGTGCCTCCTCTG AGTCGGGAGGAGTTGCTGTTCTTAAAGGCAGTGTCGCTGTGTCACACAGTGCAGATCAGCTACGAGCAGCCAGGCGATGGCCTGGGGGATCCCTTCTCCCACGCAAACGGCTTCTCCTCCCAGATGGAGTACTATGCCTCCTCGCCGGACGAGAAAGCACTGGTGGAAGCCATGAAAAG GATGGGGGTAATCTTCATTGGTAGCCACGGAGAAACTATGGAAATAAAAACATTTGGAAAGCCAGAAAA GTTTAAACTGCTCCATGTACTAGAGTTTGATGCAAACAGAAGGAGAATGAGTGTCATATTACAGACACCCACAG GGGAAAAAGTACTATTTACAAAGGGAGCGGAGTCCGCTATTCTTCCTTTTACTACAAGTGGAGAAATCAACAAAACAAGAGTACATGTAGATGAATTTGCCTTG AAGGGCCTGCGGACATTGGTGGTGGCCTGCAGACACTTCAGTGTGGAGGAGTATGAGGAGGTGGACCAGCGGCTCCACAAGGCCCGCACGGCCctgcagcagagagaggagaggctggccGAAGTCTTTAGCTTCATAGAGAAGGACCTGGAGCTGCTGGGAGCCACTGGGGTGGAAGACAA GCTGCAGGAGAAGGTCCAGGAGACCATTGAGGCGCTGCGCCTGGCCGGGATCAAGGTGTGGGTGCTGACCGGGGACAAGCACGAGACAGCGGTCAGTGTCAGCCTCTCCTGCGGCCACTTCCACCGCACCATGAACATCCTGGAGCTGGTGCAGCAGAAGTCTGACAACGAGTGTGCCGAGCAGCTCCGACAACTGGCAAGGAG gatcaAAGAGGACCATGTGATCCAACATGGCCTGGTGGTGGACGGGGCCAGCCTGTCTCTGGCACTGCGGGGGCATGAGAAGCTCTTCATGGAGGTGTGCAAGAACTGCTCTGCCGTGCTGTGCTGCCGGATGGCGCCCCTGCAGAAGGCCAAG GTGGTGAGATTGCTGAAAACATCTCCAGAGAAACCCATCACTTTAGCCATTGGGGATGGAGCCAATGATGTCAGCATGATTCAAGAAGCCCATGTTGGCATAG GAATCATGGGCAAGGAGGGAAGACAAGCAGTACAAAACAGTGACTATGCAATAGCGAGGTTTAAATTCCTTTCCAAATTGCTGCTTGTCCATGGCCACTTCTACTACATTAGAATAGCAACCCTTGTACAGTACTTTTTTTACAAG AATGTGTGCTTTATTACGCCCCAGTTTTTATACCAGTTCTTCTGTCTGTTTTCACAACAA ACTCTGTATGACAGCGTCTACCTGACACTCTACAACATCTGTTTCACCTCCCTGCCCATACTGGTGTACAGCCTGTTTGAGCAACTGGTCCATCCTCATGTGCTGCAGAGCAAGCCAGTGCTCTACAG AGACATCAGCAAgaactccctcctctccttcaagACCTTTTTGTACTGGACACTGCTGGGCTTCTGCCATGCATTTGTCTTCTTCTTTGGTTCCTACATCCTGATGGGGGAGGACACGTCTCTCAATGGGAATGGACAG ATGTTTGGAAACTGGACATTTGGCACTTTGGTATTCACAGTAATGGTCATCACAGTTACACTGAAG CTGGCCTTGGAGACCCACTTCTGGACGTGGATGAATCACTTTGTTACCTGGGGCTCCATCGCTTTCTACTTCGTCTTCTCCCTGTTTTATGGGGGAATCATCTG GCCTTTCCTCCACACCCAGGACATGTACTTTGTCTTCGTCCAGTTGCTGTCCAGCGGCTCTGCCTGGTTcgcaatcatcatcatcatcatcacctgcCTTTTCCCTGACATCATCAAGAAGGTGTTCTACAGGCACCTCCAGCCCACCAGCACCCAGAAGTCTCAG aTGTACTCCAACCGAGTCGCTATAAGTGACGACTTCATCGCTCTGCAGCCTCTCTCCAGAGCCAAGAATCAGCTGGGCAAAATTAG CTTATTGAGACCAACTACCAGGGCATCGGCTGCGTGGACTCCATGTGCTGCTACTCGGAGGGGAAGAACGGATGCACCCGGCTGGGCCGGATGGTGGAGCAAGTAA
- the LOC115158424 gene encoding probable phospholipid-transporting ATPase IF isoform X2, whose product MLRWIRQQLGFDPPHQSDTRTVYIANRFPQHGHYVPQRFADNRIISSKYTVWNFVPKNLFEQFRRIANFYFLIIFLVQLMIDTPTSPVTSGLPLFFVITVTAIKQGYEDWLRHKADNEVNGAPVFVVRSGSLVQTRSKNIRVGDIVRVAKDETFPVDLVLLSSDRAEGTCHITTTSLDGETNLKTHYSVPETLVSQSVSRLEALHAVLECQQPDADLYRFVGRITVTQQGEEIVRPLGPENLLLRGARLKNTKEIFGVAVYTGMESKMALNYKCKSQKRSAVEKSMNTFLLIYLGILLFEAILSTILKYAWQAENKWDEPFYNQKTEQERNSSQILKFISDFLAFLVLYNFIIPISLYVTVEMQKFLGSFFIGWDLDLYHEESDQMAQVNTSDLNEELGQVEYVFTDKTGTLTENEMLFRECSINGIKYQEINGKLIPEGMTDDSPDRSVPPLSREELLFLKAVSLCHTVQISYEQPGDGLGDPFSHANGFSSQMEYYASSPDEKALVEAMKRMGVIFIGSHGETMEIKTFGKPEKFKLLHVLEFDANRRRMSVILQTPTGEKVLFTKGAESAILPFTTSGEINKTRVHVDEFALKGLRTLVVACRHFSVEEYEEVDQRLHKARTALQQREERLAEVFSFIEKDLELLGATGVEDKLQEKVQETIEALRLAGIKVWVLTGDKHETAVSVSLSCGHFHRTMNILELVQQKSDNECAEQLRQLARRIKEDHVIQHGLVVDGASLSLALRGHEKLFMEVCKNCSAVLCCRMAPLQKAKVVRLLKTSPEKPITLAIGDGANDVSMIQEAHVGIGIMGKEGRQAVQNSDYAIARFKFLSKLLLVHGHFYYIRIATLVQYFFYKNVCFITPQFLYQFFCLFSQQTLYDSVYLTLYNICFTSLPILVYSLFEQLVHPHVLQSKPVLYRDISKNSLLSFKTFLYWTLLGFCHAFVFFFGSYILMGEDTSLNGNGQMFGNWTFGTLVFTVMVITVTLKLALETHFWTWMNHFVTWGSIAFYFVFSLFYGGIIWPFLHTQDMYFVFVQLLSSGSAWFAIIIIIITCLFPDIIKKVFYRHLQPTSTQKSQLIETNYQGIGCVDSMCCYSEGKNGCTRLGRMVEQVMGRCDPACANRSRSNSDPFYSNDRSILTLSPMEATHC is encoded by the exons ggcTTTGACCCTCCCCATCAAAGTGACACCAGAACGGTTTACATTGCAAACCGCTTTCCTCAACATGGCCATTATGTCCCTCAGCGGTTTGCAGACAACAGAATCATATCATCCAAG TACACCGTTTGGAATTTTGTTCCCAAAAACCTGTTTGAACAGTTCAGAAGAATCGCCAATTTTTATTTTCTCATCATATTCCTGGTCCAG CTAATGATAGACACCCCCACTTCCCCTGTCACCAGCGGACTTCCTCTGTTCTTTGTCATCACAGTAACTGCCATCAAACAG GGCTATGAGGACTGGCTGAGGCACAAGGCGGACAACGAGGTGAACGGGGCGCCTGTGTTTGTGGTGCGCAGTGGCAGCCTCGTGCAGACCCGCTCAAAGAACATCCGA GTGGGGGACATAGTCCGGGTGGCCAAAGATGAGACGTTCCCAGTGGACCTGGTCCTCTTATCATCAGACCGAGCTGAGGGGACATGTcacatcaccaccaccagcctgGACGGAGAGACTAATCTAAAG ACTCACTACTCTGTGCCGGAGACGTTGGTATCTCAGTCGGTGTCCAGGCTGGAGGCCCTACATGCTGTGCTGGAGTGTCAGCAGCCAGATGCAGATCTGTACAG GTTTGTCGGGCGAATAACTGTAACACAACAAGGAGAAGAGATTGTAAG ACCCCTTGGACCAGAAAACCTACTGCTTCGAGGAGCAAGATTAAAAAATACCAAAGAAATTTTTG GTGTAGCAGTTTACACTGGGATGGAGTCCAAGATGGCCCTGAACTACAAGTGCAAATCCCAGAAGCGCTCTGCAGTGGAGAA GTCCATGAACACCTTTCTGCTCATATACCTGGGCATCCTGCTGTTTGAGGCGATCCTCAGCACCATCCTGAAGTACGCCTGGCAGGCTGAGAACAAATGGGACGAGCCCTTCTACAACCAGAAGACAGAGCAGGAGAGAAACAGCAGCCAG ATCCTGAAGTTCATCTCTGATTTCCTGGCATTTCTGGTCCTCTACAACTTCATCATCCCCATCTCGCTCTACGTCACTGTGGAGATGCAGAAGTTCTTGGGCTCGTTTTTCATTGGCTGGGACTTGGACCTCTATCACGAGGAGAGCGACCAGATGGCTCAGGTCAACACATCCGATCTGAACGAGGAGCTGGGACAG GTAGAATACGTATTCACGGATAAAACCGGCACCCTGACGGAGAACGAGATGCTGTTCCGTGAATGTTCAATCAACGGTATCAAATATCAGGAAATCAATGGAAAGCTTATACCTGAGGGAATGACGGATGACTCGCCTGACCGATCTGTGCCTCCTCTG AGTCGGGAGGAGTTGCTGTTCTTAAAGGCAGTGTCGCTGTGTCACACAGTGCAGATCAGCTACGAGCAGCCAGGCGATGGCCTGGGGGATCCCTTCTCCCACGCAAACGGCTTCTCCTCCCAGATGGAGTACTATGCCTCCTCGCCGGACGAGAAAGCACTGGTGGAAGCCATGAAAAG GATGGGGGTAATCTTCATTGGTAGCCACGGAGAAACTATGGAAATAAAAACATTTGGAAAGCCAGAAAA GTTTAAACTGCTCCATGTACTAGAGTTTGATGCAAACAGAAGGAGAATGAGTGTCATATTACAGACACCCACAG GGGAAAAAGTACTATTTACAAAGGGAGCGGAGTCCGCTATTCTTCCTTTTACTACAAGTGGAGAAATCAACAAAACAAGAGTACATGTAGATGAATTTGCCTTG AAGGGCCTGCGGACATTGGTGGTGGCCTGCAGACACTTCAGTGTGGAGGAGTATGAGGAGGTGGACCAGCGGCTCCACAAGGCCCGCACGGCCctgcagcagagagaggagaggctggccGAAGTCTTTAGCTTCATAGAGAAGGACCTGGAGCTGCTGGGAGCCACTGGGGTGGAAGACAA GCTGCAGGAGAAGGTCCAGGAGACCATTGAGGCGCTGCGCCTGGCCGGGATCAAGGTGTGGGTGCTGACCGGGGACAAGCACGAGACAGCGGTCAGTGTCAGCCTCTCCTGCGGCCACTTCCACCGCACCATGAACATCCTGGAGCTGGTGCAGCAGAAGTCTGACAACGAGTGTGCCGAGCAGCTCCGACAACTGGCAAGGAG gatcaAAGAGGACCATGTGATCCAACATGGCCTGGTGGTGGACGGGGCCAGCCTGTCTCTGGCACTGCGGGGGCATGAGAAGCTCTTCATGGAGGTGTGCAAGAACTGCTCTGCCGTGCTGTGCTGCCGGATGGCGCCCCTGCAGAAGGCCAAG GTGGTGAGATTGCTGAAAACATCTCCAGAGAAACCCATCACTTTAGCCATTGGGGATGGAGCCAATGATGTCAGCATGATTCAAGAAGCCCATGTTGGCATAG GAATCATGGGCAAGGAGGGAAGACAAGCAGTACAAAACAGTGACTATGCAATAGCGAGGTTTAAATTCCTTTCCAAATTGCTGCTTGTCCATGGCCACTTCTACTACATTAGAATAGCAACCCTTGTACAGTACTTTTTTTACAAG AATGTGTGCTTTATTACGCCCCAGTTTTTATACCAGTTCTTCTGTCTGTTTTCACAACAA ACTCTGTATGACAGCGTCTACCTGACACTCTACAACATCTGTTTCACCTCCCTGCCCATACTGGTGTACAGCCTGTTTGAGCAACTGGTCCATCCTCATGTGCTGCAGAGCAAGCCAGTGCTCTACAG AGACATCAGCAAgaactccctcctctccttcaagACCTTTTTGTACTGGACACTGCTGGGCTTCTGCCATGCATTTGTCTTCTTCTTTGGTTCCTACATCCTGATGGGGGAGGACACGTCTCTCAATGGGAATGGACAG ATGTTTGGAAACTGGACATTTGGCACTTTGGTATTCACAGTAATGGTCATCACAGTTACACTGAAG CTGGCCTTGGAGACCCACTTCTGGACGTGGATGAATCACTTTGTTACCTGGGGCTCCATCGCTTTCTACTTCGTCTTCTCCCTGTTTTATGGGGGAATCATCTG GCCTTTCCTCCACACCCAGGACATGTACTTTGTCTTCGTCCAGTTGCTGTCCAGCGGCTCTGCCTGGTTcgcaatcatcatcatcatcatcacctgcCTTTTCCCTGACATCATCAAGAAGGTGTTCTACAGGCACCTCCAGCCCACCAGCACCCAGAAGTCTCAG CTTATTGAGACCAACTACCAGGGCATCGGCTGCGTGGACTCCATGTGCTGCTACTCGGAGGGGAAGAACGGATGCACCCGGCTGGGCCGGATGGTGGAGCAAGTAATGGGCCGCTGCGACCCTGCCTGCGCTAACAG ATCGAGGAGCAACTCGGACCCCTTCTATTCCAACGACCGGAGCATCTTGACGCTCTCCCCCATGGAGGCCACTCATTGCTAA
- the LOC115158424 gene encoding probable phospholipid-transporting ATPase IF isoform X1, whose translation MLRWIRQQLGFDPPHQSDTRTVYIANRFPQHGHYVPQRFADNRIISSKYTVWNFVPKNLFEQFRRIANFYFLIIFLVQLMIDTPTSPVTSGLPLFFVITVTAIKQGYEDWLRHKADNEVNGAPVFVVRSGSLVQTRSKNIRVGDIVRVAKDETFPVDLVLLSSDRAEGTCHITTTSLDGETNLKTHYSVPETLVSQSVSRLEALHAVLECQQPDADLYRFVGRITVTQQGEEIVRPLGPENLLLRGARLKNTKEIFGVAVYTGMESKMALNYKCKSQKRSAVEKSMNTFLLIYLGILLFEAILSTILKYAWQAENKWDEPFYNQKTEQERNSSQILKFISDFLAFLVLYNFIIPISLYVTVEMQKFLGSFFIGWDLDLYHEESDQMAQVNTSDLNEELGQVEYVFTDKTGTLTENEMLFRECSINGIKYQEINGKLIPEGMTDDSPDRSVPPLSREELLFLKAVSLCHTVQISYEQPGDGLGDPFSHANGFSSQMEYYASSPDEKALVEAMKRMGVIFIGSHGETMEIKTFGKPEKFKLLHVLEFDANRRRMSVILQTPTGEKVLFTKGAESAILPFTTSGEINKTRVHVDEFALKGLRTLVVACRHFSVEEYEEVDQRLHKARTALQQREERLAEVFSFIEKDLELLGATGVEDKLQEKVQETIEALRLAGIKVWVLTGDKHETAVSVSLSCGHFHRTMNILELVQQKSDNECAEQLRQLARRIKEDHVIQHGLVVDGASLSLALRGHEKLFMEVCKNCSAVLCCRMAPLQKAKVVRLLKTSPEKPITLAIGDGANDVSMIQEAHVGIGIMGKEGRQAVQNSDYAIARFKFLSKLLLVHGHFYYIRIATLVQYFFYKNVCFITPQFLYQFFCLFSQQTLYDSVYLTLYNICFTSLPILVYSLFEQLVHPHVLQSKPVLYRDISKNSLLSFKTFLYWTLLGFCHAFVFFFGSYILMGEDTSLNGNGQMFGNWTFGTLVFTVMVITVTLKLALETHFWTWMNHFVTWGSIAFYFVFSLFYGGIIWPFLHTQDMYFVFVQLLSSGSAWFAIIIIIITCLFPDIIKKVFYRHLQPTSTQKSQLIETNYQGIGCVDSMCCYSEGKNGCTRLGRMVEQVMGRCDPACANRCDPMLCSLYCCSRISYKLEQDEPTASQE comes from the exons ggcTTTGACCCTCCCCATCAAAGTGACACCAGAACGGTTTACATTGCAAACCGCTTTCCTCAACATGGCCATTATGTCCCTCAGCGGTTTGCAGACAACAGAATCATATCATCCAAG TACACCGTTTGGAATTTTGTTCCCAAAAACCTGTTTGAACAGTTCAGAAGAATCGCCAATTTTTATTTTCTCATCATATTCCTGGTCCAG CTAATGATAGACACCCCCACTTCCCCTGTCACCAGCGGACTTCCTCTGTTCTTTGTCATCACAGTAACTGCCATCAAACAG GGCTATGAGGACTGGCTGAGGCACAAGGCGGACAACGAGGTGAACGGGGCGCCTGTGTTTGTGGTGCGCAGTGGCAGCCTCGTGCAGACCCGCTCAAAGAACATCCGA GTGGGGGACATAGTCCGGGTGGCCAAAGATGAGACGTTCCCAGTGGACCTGGTCCTCTTATCATCAGACCGAGCTGAGGGGACATGTcacatcaccaccaccagcctgGACGGAGAGACTAATCTAAAG ACTCACTACTCTGTGCCGGAGACGTTGGTATCTCAGTCGGTGTCCAGGCTGGAGGCCCTACATGCTGTGCTGGAGTGTCAGCAGCCAGATGCAGATCTGTACAG GTTTGTCGGGCGAATAACTGTAACACAACAAGGAGAAGAGATTGTAAG ACCCCTTGGACCAGAAAACCTACTGCTTCGAGGAGCAAGATTAAAAAATACCAAAGAAATTTTTG GTGTAGCAGTTTACACTGGGATGGAGTCCAAGATGGCCCTGAACTACAAGTGCAAATCCCAGAAGCGCTCTGCAGTGGAGAA GTCCATGAACACCTTTCTGCTCATATACCTGGGCATCCTGCTGTTTGAGGCGATCCTCAGCACCATCCTGAAGTACGCCTGGCAGGCTGAGAACAAATGGGACGAGCCCTTCTACAACCAGAAGACAGAGCAGGAGAGAAACAGCAGCCAG ATCCTGAAGTTCATCTCTGATTTCCTGGCATTTCTGGTCCTCTACAACTTCATCATCCCCATCTCGCTCTACGTCACTGTGGAGATGCAGAAGTTCTTGGGCTCGTTTTTCATTGGCTGGGACTTGGACCTCTATCACGAGGAGAGCGACCAGATGGCTCAGGTCAACACATCCGATCTGAACGAGGAGCTGGGACAG GTAGAATACGTATTCACGGATAAAACCGGCACCCTGACGGAGAACGAGATGCTGTTCCGTGAATGTTCAATCAACGGTATCAAATATCAGGAAATCAATGGAAAGCTTATACCTGAGGGAATGACGGATGACTCGCCTGACCGATCTGTGCCTCCTCTG AGTCGGGAGGAGTTGCTGTTCTTAAAGGCAGTGTCGCTGTGTCACACAGTGCAGATCAGCTACGAGCAGCCAGGCGATGGCCTGGGGGATCCCTTCTCCCACGCAAACGGCTTCTCCTCCCAGATGGAGTACTATGCCTCCTCGCCGGACGAGAAAGCACTGGTGGAAGCCATGAAAAG GATGGGGGTAATCTTCATTGGTAGCCACGGAGAAACTATGGAAATAAAAACATTTGGAAAGCCAGAAAA GTTTAAACTGCTCCATGTACTAGAGTTTGATGCAAACAGAAGGAGAATGAGTGTCATATTACAGACACCCACAG GGGAAAAAGTACTATTTACAAAGGGAGCGGAGTCCGCTATTCTTCCTTTTACTACAAGTGGAGAAATCAACAAAACAAGAGTACATGTAGATGAATTTGCCTTG AAGGGCCTGCGGACATTGGTGGTGGCCTGCAGACACTTCAGTGTGGAGGAGTATGAGGAGGTGGACCAGCGGCTCCACAAGGCCCGCACGGCCctgcagcagagagaggagaggctggccGAAGTCTTTAGCTTCATAGAGAAGGACCTGGAGCTGCTGGGAGCCACTGGGGTGGAAGACAA GCTGCAGGAGAAGGTCCAGGAGACCATTGAGGCGCTGCGCCTGGCCGGGATCAAGGTGTGGGTGCTGACCGGGGACAAGCACGAGACAGCGGTCAGTGTCAGCCTCTCCTGCGGCCACTTCCACCGCACCATGAACATCCTGGAGCTGGTGCAGCAGAAGTCTGACAACGAGTGTGCCGAGCAGCTCCGACAACTGGCAAGGAG gatcaAAGAGGACCATGTGATCCAACATGGCCTGGTGGTGGACGGGGCCAGCCTGTCTCTGGCACTGCGGGGGCATGAGAAGCTCTTCATGGAGGTGTGCAAGAACTGCTCTGCCGTGCTGTGCTGCCGGATGGCGCCCCTGCAGAAGGCCAAG GTGGTGAGATTGCTGAAAACATCTCCAGAGAAACCCATCACTTTAGCCATTGGGGATGGAGCCAATGATGTCAGCATGATTCAAGAAGCCCATGTTGGCATAG GAATCATGGGCAAGGAGGGAAGACAAGCAGTACAAAACAGTGACTATGCAATAGCGAGGTTTAAATTCCTTTCCAAATTGCTGCTTGTCCATGGCCACTTCTACTACATTAGAATAGCAACCCTTGTACAGTACTTTTTTTACAAG AATGTGTGCTTTATTACGCCCCAGTTTTTATACCAGTTCTTCTGTCTGTTTTCACAACAA ACTCTGTATGACAGCGTCTACCTGACACTCTACAACATCTGTTTCACCTCCCTGCCCATACTGGTGTACAGCCTGTTTGAGCAACTGGTCCATCCTCATGTGCTGCAGAGCAAGCCAGTGCTCTACAG AGACATCAGCAAgaactccctcctctccttcaagACCTTTTTGTACTGGACACTGCTGGGCTTCTGCCATGCATTTGTCTTCTTCTTTGGTTCCTACATCCTGATGGGGGAGGACACGTCTCTCAATGGGAATGGACAG ATGTTTGGAAACTGGACATTTGGCACTTTGGTATTCACAGTAATGGTCATCACAGTTACACTGAAG CTGGCCTTGGAGACCCACTTCTGGACGTGGATGAATCACTTTGTTACCTGGGGCTCCATCGCTTTCTACTTCGTCTTCTCCCTGTTTTATGGGGGAATCATCTG GCCTTTCCTCCACACCCAGGACATGTACTTTGTCTTCGTCCAGTTGCTGTCCAGCGGCTCTGCCTGGTTcgcaatcatcatcatcatcatcacctgcCTTTTCCCTGACATCATCAAGAAGGTGTTCTACAGGCACCTCCAGCCCACCAGCACCCAGAAGTCTCAG CTTATTGAGACCAACTACCAGGGCATCGGCTGCGTGGACTCCATGTGCTGCTACTCGGAGGGGAAGAACGGATGCACCCGGCTGGGCCGGATGGTGGAGCAAGTAATGGGCCGCTGCGACCCTGCCTGCGCTAACAGGTGTGACCCCATGCTCTGTAGCCTCTACTGCTGCAGCCGCATCTCCTACAAGCTGGAGCAGGATGAACCCACTGCTTCCCAGGAGTAG